Proteins from a single region of Weeksella virosa DSM 16922:
- a CDS encoding sugar transferase: MYKNFIKRILDILVALVGLLILSPIFIIVTIGLYFANQGKPFFFQERPGLNEKIFKIIKFKTMNDKTDEQGKLLPDADRLTPIGAFVRKTSLDEIPQLINVLKGDMSLIGPRPLRTYYLPLYNEEQKRRHEVRPGITGWAQVNGRNAISWTKKFELDVFYVNNISFALDLKIFFLTIKKVLVREGIAKEGEVTTVPFDGTN; the protein is encoded by the coding sequence ATGTATAAAAATTTTATAAAACGAATTTTAGATATACTCGTTGCGCTAGTGGGGCTGTTGATTTTATCCCCAATTTTTATCATAGTAACTATTGGTTTATATTTTGCCAATCAAGGCAAACCGTTCTTTTTCCAGGAGCGTCCAGGACTGAACGAAAAGATCTTCAAGATCATCAAATTCAAAACCATGAATGATAAGACAGATGAGCAAGGAAAATTATTACCAGATGCCGATCGTTTAACGCCAATAGGAGCATTTGTGCGCAAAACCTCCTTGGATGAAATTCCGCAGCTGATTAATGTACTCAAAGGAGATATGAGCCTGATCGGACCCCGTCCTTTGCGTACGTATTATCTGCCATTGTACAATGAAGAACAAAAGCGACGTCATGAAGTACGTCCAGGGATTACAGGTTGGGCACAAGTGAATGGACGTAATGCCATTTCGTGGACGAAGAAGTTTGAGTTAGATGTCTTTTACGTGAATAATATTTCTTTCGCTCTAGATCTGAAAATCTTTTTCTTAACGATTAAAAAGGTTCTTGTGCGTGAGGGCATAGCAAAAGAAGGTGAAGTAACAACTGTACCATTTGATGGGACTAATTAA
- a CDS encoding glycerophosphodiester phosphodiesterase has protein sequence MQNKLNKVFLLVFFMLTAMLNAQTKVIAHRGYWDTPNNAQNSLQALKMSNTINAYGSEFDVYITSDGVLVVHHDADIQGVDIERNPYSMIEKLTLQNGETIPTVEQYLMEGKKYPNLKMIYEIKPHKTEENENRAVLATLALVKKLGVEDQVEYISFSKNICELLLKYNPKSHVSYLKGDLTPTEIKQLGFTGIDYHFSLFEKNPTWIEEAHKLGLIVNAWTVNKEKDMQMLLNQKIDYITTDQPELLQQLIQ, from the coding sequence ATGCAAAACAAATTGAATAAGGTATTTTTATTAGTTTTTTTTATGCTTACAGCTATGCTCAATGCTCAGACAAAAGTAATTGCCCATCGTGGTTATTGGGACACGCCAAATAATGCACAAAACTCTCTTCAAGCTCTAAAAATGTCGAATACCATAAACGCTTACGGGAGTGAGTTTGATGTTTATATTACGAGCGATGGGGTATTGGTCGTGCATCACGATGCGGATATACAGGGTGTGGATATCGAGCGTAATCCGTACAGTATGATCGAAAAGCTAACGCTACAAAATGGTGAAACAATCCCTACCGTTGAACAATATTTAATGGAAGGAAAGAAATATCCAAACCTGAAAATGATTTATGAAATAAAACCCCACAAGACAGAAGAAAATGAAAATCGGGCGGTTTTAGCAACTTTGGCATTGGTGAAAAAATTGGGTGTAGAAGATCAGGTAGAATACATTTCTTTTAGTAAAAACATTTGCGAGCTTTTGTTGAAGTATAACCCAAAAAGTCATGTTTCTTATCTCAAAGGCGATTTAACTCCTACCGAAATAAAGCAATTAGGTTTTACGGGGATTGATTATCATTTCTCTTTGTTCGAGAAAAATCCTACTTGGATAGAAGAAGCTCATAAGCTTGGTTTAATCGTAAATGCTTGGACTGTGAATAAAGAAAAAGATATGCAAATGTTGCTAAATCAAAAAATCGATTATATCACGACTGATCAACCAGAACTTTTACAACAATTGATACAATAA
- a CDS encoding glycosyltransferase family 4 protein, with translation MMNKLIRITTVPQSLRGLLKGQLKFMSENGFEVIGVSSPGEALKDVEKNEGVKTVGINMTRSITPIQDLKALIQLIQLFRKEKPHIVHTHTPKAGLLGMMAAKIAGVPHRLHTVAGMPLTVATGSKRHLLNQMEKLTYACATKVYPNSFGLEKIILDEKFTSPTKLKVIGNGSSNGIDTSEFDPKKVSEETKKEIRKNLGIKEEDFVFLFVGRVVKDKGINELVQAFINLERNNTNCHLVIVGSYENDLDPVLPETEKQINNHPKIHAVGYKSNVIDYFAMADVLTFPSYREGFPNVVMQAAAMQLNCIVSDINGCNEIITNSQNGWIVPVKDIEILANRMQWCVDNPIESMAMGMKNREIMISDYERSYVWKEIVKEYKKLR, from the coding sequence ATTAAAATTCATGTCCGAGAACGGCTTTGAAGTGATAGGGGTATCAAGTCCGGGCGAAGCTTTAAAAGATGTGGAAAAAAATGAAGGGGTAAAAACGGTAGGTATAAACATGACACGCTCCATAACGCCGATTCAAGATCTAAAAGCCTTGATACAACTCATTCAATTGTTTCGAAAAGAAAAACCACACATTGTTCATACGCATACACCAAAAGCAGGTTTGTTAGGGATGATGGCTGCAAAAATAGCAGGAGTACCGCATCGTTTACATACGGTGGCAGGTATGCCACTAACAGTAGCAACAGGCAGCAAAAGACATTTACTCAACCAAATGGAGAAGTTAACCTATGCTTGTGCAACGAAAGTGTATCCAAATTCATTTGGCTTAGAAAAAATAATCTTAGACGAGAAGTTTACTTCTCCAACAAAACTAAAAGTAATAGGCAATGGGAGTTCGAATGGAATTGACACGAGTGAGTTTGACCCCAAAAAGGTTTCAGAAGAAACAAAAAAAGAAATAAGAAAGAACTTAGGTATTAAGGAAGAGGATTTTGTCTTTTTGTTTGTGGGCCGAGTGGTGAAAGATAAGGGTATCAATGAATTGGTACAAGCATTTATCAATCTAGAAAGAAACAACACAAATTGCCATTTAGTTATTGTGGGTAGCTACGAAAATGATTTAGATCCTGTCTTGCCCGAAACCGAAAAACAAATAAACAATCATCCAAAAATACATGCAGTAGGTTATAAATCAAATGTGATTGATTACTTTGCTATGGCAGACGTTTTGACGTTTCCAAGTTACAGAGAAGGCTTCCCCAATGTAGTGATGCAGGCGGCTGCAATGCAACTAAACTGTATTGTTTCAGACATTAATGGTTGTAACGAAATTATCACAAACAGCCAGAATGGATGGATAGTTCCTGTTAAAGATATAGAAATACTCGCCAATAGAATGCAATGGTGTGTAGATAATCCTATAGAATCGATGGCAATGGGCATGAAAAATAGAGAAATCATGATTTCGGATTATGAAAGAAGTTATGTTTGGAAAGAAATAGTAAAAGAATATAAGAAATTGAGATAA
- a CDS encoding acetyltransferase: protein MKEKAIIVGAGTYGQVYAEYLSDNYNILGFIDDNLSIKNTTIGKYNVLGDFKYLLNSIEKSTNIFIPIGNNKVRISLLKEVIKSGFKTPNFIHPHCQIHESVKIGKCVYILPGTNIMPLTTINDFVLISMGVNIAHHTIIEEGCFFSQGSNIGASIHFEKNVFCGIASTVMTGVKKVGADSFIGAGSVIIRDVPDGATVVGNPGKVIASKN from the coding sequence ATGAAAGAAAAAGCAATTATAGTTGGAGCAGGTACTTATGGTCAGGTTTATGCAGAATATTTAAGTGATAATTACAATATACTTGGATTTATTGATGATAATTTATCAATTAAAAACACTACTATTGGTAAATATAACGTACTTGGTGATTTTAAATATCTTTTAAATTCAATAGAAAAATCAACAAATATTTTTATTCCGATAGGGAACAATAAGGTTAGAATTTCTTTGTTGAAAGAAGTAATTAAGTCAGGCTTTAAAACACCTAATTTTATACATCCTCATTGTCAAATTCACGAATCTGTTAAAATAGGTAAATGTGTTTATATATTACCAGGGACGAATATAATGCCTTTAACTACAATTAATGATTTTGTTCTAATTAGTATGGGGGTAAATATTGCTCATCACACTATAATTGAGGAAGGTTGTTTCTTTTCACAAGGTAGTAATATAGGAGCAAGCATACATTTTGAGAAGAATGTATTTTGTGGTATCGCTTCAACAGTTATGACTGGAGTTAAAAAAGTAGGAGCAGACTCTTTTATTGGCGCAGGTTCTGTAATTATAAGAGACGTACCCGATGGTGCGACCGTCGTGGGCAACCCGGGTAAAGTTATAGCATCGAAAAATTAA
- a CDS encoding PH domain-containing protein: protein MNIDTNVKYEAKLHWISFVFPILLILIGLIGVLPAIFFRGLLQFIAFFLIFLLIKGILMFLHNKSTTIYLSDSLLTIKTGIFSKRISDISLQRIEGINIHQSFLGKTLNYGTIHVSTGEINHRYFISNPVQLRSAIL, encoded by the coding sequence ATGAATATAGATACTAATGTTAAATATGAAGCAAAACTTCATTGGATATCTTTTGTTTTTCCTATATTACTAATTCTTATTGGATTAATAGGTGTTCTTCCTGCAATATTTTTTCGAGGTCTACTCCAATTTATTGCTTTCTTTTTAATTTTTCTTTTAATCAAGGGAATTTTAATGTTTCTTCATAATAAATCAACCACTATTTATTTATCAGATTCTTTATTGACAATAAAAACAGGAATTTTTAGTAAAAGAATTTCAGATATTTCATTACAAAGAATCGAAGGCATTAACATCCACCAATCATTTTTAGGGAAAACCTTGAATTATGGGACTATTCACGTTAGCACAGGCGAAATAAATCACAGATATTTTATATCGAATCCTGTTCAGCTAAGGTCTGCTATTCTCTAA
- a CDS encoding LOG family protein, with product MKKKCPQTLIHNLHEWRVLVENTNSLAHTVIQDVNFCQEKVDWTRFHLNQTSFLGCTFKRRDAIYLIEKGAFVYPKFKNIPYNPYRNFLYTWQELMEGYHPNQDKSRDLKIYKHFSATKYNPSVHEAMAQRIHDHSIDDALRKLLGYDDYGMTQRKCVGFMGGHATKRGSEFYNKTALVAKRIAQMGYYVVTGGGPGIMEAANLGAYMAHYSEEDLHDAIAILQDLKFTEPNQVDYLAENYAEQSKIVLERYPNACESLAIPTWFYGHEPSNVFATHIAKYFSNSIREDTLLAISLFGIVYAPGSAGTTQEIFQEAAQNHYGTFGYYSPMIFLGVKRYVEDTTLYSVLHQLAKGKTYKKLLYLTDDADEVVEFIINNPPIKVE from the coding sequence ATGAAAAAGAAATGTCCTCAAACCCTAATACACAACTTACATGAGTGGCGAGTTTTGGTAGAAAATACCAACTCCCTCGCTCATACCGTGATTCAAGACGTAAATTTCTGTCAAGAAAAAGTCGATTGGACACGCTTCCACCTCAACCAAACATCTTTTTTGGGATGTACCTTCAAACGTAGAGATGCCATTTATCTCATCGAGAAAGGCGCCTTCGTTTATCCGAAATTCAAAAACATACCCTACAACCCTTACCGTAATTTTCTCTATACCTGGCAAGAGCTGATGGAGGGTTATCATCCAAACCAAGACAAAAGTCGAGATCTAAAAATCTATAAACACTTTTCGGCCACCAAGTACAACCCTAGTGTCCACGAAGCAATGGCACAGCGAATTCATGATCATAGTATAGACGATGCATTGCGTAAGCTATTAGGGTACGATGACTATGGAATGACACAGAGAAAATGTGTTGGTTTCATGGGCGGGCATGCAACCAAACGCGGATCCGAGTTCTATAATAAAACAGCTTTGGTAGCAAAACGCATTGCACAAATGGGGTATTACGTGGTCACAGGTGGCGGTCCGGGAATCATGGAAGCAGCCAATTTGGGTGCGTATATGGCGCACTACTCCGAAGAAGATTTGCACGATGCCATCGCTATCTTACAAGATCTGAAGTTTACAGAACCCAATCAGGTCGATTATTTGGCCGAGAACTATGCAGAACAATCGAAAATAGTACTCGAACGTTATCCCAATGCGTGCGAAAGTCTAGCCATCCCTACTTGGTTCTATGGCCATGAACCGAGCAATGTATTTGCAACGCATATAGCCAAATACTTTTCGAACAGTATCCGAGAAGATACCCTGCTTGCGATAAGTTTATTCGGAATTGTCTATGCACCCGGAAGTGCCGGGACTACGCAAGAGATTTTCCAAGAAGCCGCCCAAAATCATTACGGAACATTTGGCTATTACAGTCCTATGATTTTTTTGGGAGTGAAACGTTATGTAGAAGATACCACTTTGTATTCTGTATTGCATCAATTAGCCAAGGGAAAAACATATAAAAAATTATTGTACTTAACCGATGATGCAGATGAAGTTGTGGAGTTTATTATTAATAACCCACCAATAAAAGTAGAATAA